The nucleotide sequence TGCACACGACAAGCTCCCGTCCTGCCTTCAACATCAAGATATATCGGTTGAATCAAATTTCTATTTGCGAGCTCATTGAAGTAACTCTCTCCGAGCTCAAATAGTGTAGTTTCTTGTTTTCCACCTTGCACAAACCCTTCGGCTATCCACATCCATATCAACCGGTCTCTCCTTATCTCAGAATCCTCTGGAAATATACTGAGATATAATAAACAAGTCTTCAAATGAGAAGGTAAATCGTAATAACTAAAGGACAATATTCTTTGCATGTCCTTCGTACTACCCCCTTCGGTAAGTCCACGACCAATAGAGACAAGTATGTTCTCCCATTGATACTTTGGCTTTATGTGTTGGTCTTGACGATTAGTAGCTAAAATACTAGCAATTGTAATGATGGCTAGTGGTACTCCACCACATTTCTTTAAAATTTCTCTACATACCTGCTCCAATTCATCTGGACATTTACTTCCTTGAAGAAATATTCTTTTGTAGAAGAgtcttttggagtcatcatcagtAAGAGGTTTCATCTGATATATTATATCATCACCAGAAGAGCAACATGCTTTAGAGATGCTGCCTATGCGTGTGGTAGTCATTACTCGACTACCGAGACAGTTGTCGGAGAAAGCACACTTGATAAATTCCCATGCTTCTTCATCACATATGTCATCAATTACAATGAGATACCTATACTTTTTTAAACATTAGTCGTTTAATCGTTTAGAAGCATATATTGTGCATAATTTGGAAGATTCATATAAAACATGAACGCAAGGCCTAGTAACAGTGTCCAtttaataaaaccaaaataaaactgACTCGGGACACGCTATTCACTAACTAGCATTCATGGTTTCCTGGAAATAATAATGAAAATGTTTTGCTGCTACGTATGTACCTCCTATCTTGAAGAAATATCCTCAATTCATCGAGGAGTTGTCCCTCGTCCCTAGTAGCTTCGTTGATGGTTGCATACTTGCCCTTGTCAAGTTCATATAAGAGCTTCTTGAAAATGTTGGTCATGTCAGGATTCCGAGACACAGAAACAAAAGCTACACTATCAAACTCCACTTTGATCTTGTCATACACTGCTTTGGCGAGAGTTGTCTTGCCCAACCCGCCAAATCCAACAATAGAAATGGTCCTTAAGTGCTCCTTGGACCTCTCATTACTATCACACAACTTCTTTATCAGCTCATCTCTTACATGATCTATCCCAACGAGCTCCGTGACATCTTTATACACCGCCTTGAGGCGAGGATCAATGGCATCGCCACTACTGTTGGCCTGCGCCTCAATCATATACCTCTGGCACAGGTCGCCTAACTCCTTGGCGAGCCGCTGAGCTTCTTCAATGTCATCGGAGATCTGATGAAGAGCCTTACCCTTGGTAAACAGTTTGGTGACCCTTTTGAGGAACTTCTTGACTTTGTTTTTCATGTTGGTGGAGCCATGGTCATGGCCCACGTCCTCCACGCGCACGATGAAGGCGTCGACGGCGTCCTCCATATGGTAGGAGAGCTCCCTCACTTTGCCCGCCCAGATGAGGACCTCCTCGTCGAACTGCTCCGGTGGCTTGGCGCCGATCTTTCGTAGAACAGCGTGCATCATCTTTAGCTCTGTGATCAGAGACTTGACGCCTTTCTTCACGCGTTTCTCCAGGTTGTACTCATCCACGAGTAGGCTCCCGAGCTTCTTGATCAAGGGGATCATGGCCCCCGACGAGACATCCATGGCTTGGATGAGGAAGGATGTGCTTTCTTGCTGTGATGGAGGAATTGGTGGTGCTAATGCTAGAGCTGGAGAAACATGGTGGTACTAATGCTAGAGTTGGGGTTCCAGCTACAGATCGATGGTGCTGGTCCAGCGGTCCATAATTGTTGTCTTGCTGTTGGGCTATCGCTTTCCGATGCTTTGCTAAAGAGTAATAAAATATTAATAAACAGTAATATGATGTGAGCCAAAGTTGTTGCACCTACGGAGTAACTACAAAACTGACACAGAATACACTGGACCGCTTTATTATAGTCCAGCATGAGAACTTATTGATTGTATTAAATTTTTTGTTTTTAATATAGTACAATTGTAAGCGCTCACATACACACATATACTCAACCATGtcaacgcacgcacacacacactatgctatgagcacctccgagatacTGAGCCGGCACACCATTTTGAGATTGACGAATTCGTCATAAACGACTTTGtagtcgacgagaacgtctcctctcactgaacacacatcgccgaaaggcctgaaataaatccaaaaaaatgcAACCACAAGTGTCAAGTGTAGGACTTGAACCCCGGTGTTTTTTTAAACTGACTTAAACCCTGGTGTTGGTTCCACCATAAAAAATCTAAACTACCCTCGGTTCGCGACAATAGGGGCATTGAGCAcatccaccttctcctccagctggGCGATGATTCGGAGGGCAGAAGCAAAGGGCCTCGGGGCCCTCGAGGTACTCTCAGCAATCTTCTTTTCCATCTCCATGTCTTAACCAATGGCTGAAAGAGAAAGACTTGGTCACAACTAATTATTCAAATTGCTCTATCTAATGTCCGGTGAAAGTGTCGCCCACCTCTCGGGCGACACAGGAGGCTTCAACTACCGCCGCTGAGACCGCCCCCTGCGACCCGCCTCCCCCTTCGCCGTTGCCTGTGCATGTGATGGCGGCGGTGGAGGGTATCTCCTCACTCTCCCAGATCCGTGGTGGGCACGGGCGCCTAGATCCGTGGGGTGTGCACCCTCCCCCCAATGGCAAGGTGACTCCCGATGGCGGAGGGCTTGCGGCGGCATGCGCGGACGCCCAGATCCATGGGTCCTGGTCTCCCGTTGGCGTGGCAGCTCCCGGCGGCGACGGGTTCGGGCGGCGGCAGGCTTAGGTGATGGTGTGGACCACGCGGCTGCGGATCACATCGAGCCGGTCCTCGCGGAGGAATCTGGACCTGGCGCGGCGGCCCAAGTAGGCATGGTGGCGGCGTCCTCGGCGGGCGGTGCTCGTGGGTGGTAGATGGACGACGTCTTGACCGCATGGGCAGTGAGTTGCCGGTGGATCTCCTCGCTGCATCTTCTATCCCATTGCACCTGGTGGCTTGCAGCCTCGGCCGTCGGCCCTGGTGAGTTTGGTGGGAGTTGGTAGAGGTGGCTTTGGAGCGGATGAAAGTCTAGATGACCCGCTCTTCCCGACGACCACGATTGCCGCTTTCATTCTTGCAGGTGCCGTCAACGTCCTCCCCTTCAACCCCGATCCCATGCCCGAGTAAAGACCCGAAATCCCCTTGGATTGGGCGTCGGCGGCACAACGTGTGTCGTCTCCTACTTGGAAGCACCGCCTGGGGCATTCGGGTGCTCGGCTAAAGGACTTGCAGGCGGAGGGGACGGGACCGGTGATAGCAGGTGGTGTTCGTGAAGGTGGAGCGGCACGgtggcatggagcagcggggtctcggCGATGGGCACATGTTGATGGAAGCACGCAGGATGGTGGCGATGTCTggcatcgtggtggcgtcgacggtagTTGGGCCTGGCAAGGCATATGCATTGATCCCTTCTAAAGATGGGACGACAGAAGATGGTGGCGGCGGATTCTTCGGTGTGCGCATGTGGTGTGTGCTGAGGGTCCGCTACACCGGTTGGTGCTCTAGGCTCAATCAGGCAGCCTTGGGTGGCCACTGGATTAGATGGTGTGCGTGTATGCACCAGGGCACTCCATGAGACTTGTAGGTGCAACGTAGAGGTCGCTAGAAAAGTAGCTTTGGGTTGATCCATGTATTTAGTTTGTCGGACTCTGATGAATAATTAATAATGATGGATATGTGCATcgtttgatgcagaggccgggggtaatcctccttttcgatTTATTTTTTTACTAAATGTCTAGTTTGTCATAAGAGTTCAAAGTTGTAGTCTGATCAGCCCAACAAATCGTACGACTGCCACTTATTTTTAGAAAAAATCTTGAAAATAACAACTAGCATGTTAGGTGGGGCATGACTAGTATCAGATCAGCATATCAGGTGAGATCATGCGATCCATCAATATCAGCCATCGAATGAAGATCTCATGGTACAGATCAAGTACGGCTTGGTTAGATGGTGCATCTTGCACTAGAGTCCCTAATATTTTATAGTTTAGTCCTCTTGGTATTACTCACATGCTTTGCTTGACTGACGGGAATACTGCATGCTCAGTTATGTGTGTACAGTAAAAATATGTGCATACAAAACAATTTTGGAAATAGTAAAGCTATACTTTGTGCACAAAACCATTTTAAGAAAGAGATTATGTACTCTACGAAAATGCCATATGTCACTGCTTCCACAAACAAATGAAAGTCGCTACAGTCCCATATTTACATTCTTTGAGAAATTTATGTATATGAGATCATAGAAAAAAAAATCTTCACGATTAGCAATTGATCTCTACATGTTCATGCTAGCAAGTAACATCGTAAATTCTTCCTGAAAAATGAACATTCCATAAATAAAAGTGTACTGAGAAATCACAAAAACAAATGTCAGTAAGCTTGCTAAGTAGCAGTCAGATTAATACTAGTCATATATTCAAAAACAAATGGAGTGAAACATGATCATTTACAGCAAAAAAGAATTATTTTGTGCAGATGCACAATTTGCAAGAAAGGCTCCAAAATATTAATCGGTATCACACAAATTGAACAAACAAAGAAGGGAAGAAATTCAACAAGAACGTGCCAAAAACATGGCAGTGCTCAACACGAGTTTACCCCtgcatctatatctatatctatatatataccaatataaaaagacccagtgAGGCAGATCCAACAGATCTCGGCCATCCATTAGCATTAATCCGACAGTCCTTATTGTCCTAATGGTGAGCAACTAAACATGTTTAGCGCTAAACGTGTTTACTGCTAATCAATCCTCTCTCCCTGATTCCTTCCTTACTTACATTCACAAGAAAGGAAACTGCCACAACGAACCGCCCCACGACATATGTAAGGAAGgtaatcgggggggggggggggggtgattctcCGTTGGATTAGTATAATTTTCAAACCATTTGTACGAAGAGATGGACCTGCCGCTGATGGTGTTTACACAAACAATTTCTTTTCATGCTACTTTTGTAAAGAAAATTCAGGTGTGTCTTCAAGCCAAATTAAGATTACACGTGCGGTGCACGTACGCATTTACTAGTAACAAAAGATGCAGAAGCAGAACACGCTGATCGGAAATCATGCGTGCACCTCGCCGGCCAGTGTAACCTCTAGATCCGCGCACCTGGACTGCTGCGGTCATGGTACACCATGGATTTGGGCGCTCCGGTCATCGGCGTTGAGTGATGAACTGGATCAAGCGCTCCTGCAAGCAGATCCGATGGAGGCGTCAGATCTGGTAATGACAGGCTTGCGGGTGGCCGGAAATGAAGCTGGTGTGTCTTGATTCGGCGAGGTCAACGGCACATTGAGGCGAGGCCGCGTGCGGTCTTACGGTGGTGCACTCCGGCAGCGCATGGTGGTCCAGGAACGCGAGAAAGAGGATTAGGTTTGgggtcttggtctgcaatattttCGGAATGAGGAGATCCATGTAAAATGTCTTGCGTATCTCCATCTCTCCCTATTTGCATCGTGGGATCTTAATCCAGTCTGCCCAGATAGCTGGATCGCACGATCTCATGTAATATGTTGATCTCATACTAGTCGCCTCCATGTTAGGTGCCTACAATAACAAAGCTTGCTAGCGCCCGCACAATGACAACATACATGATATGGCAAAGACTTTATGTAGCATGCATACCAATTCTTCTATCAACTATAGCCATATAGATTCATTCTAATTTATCTAGCAACTTTCTAATTCTTTCTAATCGTACGACTTTCTAATTCATTGGCAAAGAAttgtacccgcaaaaaaaaagttgaTAGAAGAATTGGTATGCATGCTACATAAAGTCTTTCTAATTTATAGAGTAAACTAAAATTGACAAAATGTCTGAAGCAACTTGTTTTGGACTACAAAATAATGCGCGATAACTCGCCATCTACTATCTCGAAAGACTTGACTAGAAGTTATATTGGCTAATCATCATACCTTAGTCATACGTGCTTGCTGCTTGTAGGGCGACATGAGCATGCTAACATCTTAGCAAGTTGGATGAATTAGCTACCTACGGTCATACTCTGGATCTTCCTAAATTATCCCGACAGACAAATGtttaaataaatatatttttgccAATGAATCAACCTGATATCAACCTTCTCTTGTCCAATTATGCAAACATAGCACATAATTACTGAAGAACCAGAGGAGGTCGATTATTGTGCCATGTAAGAAAAAACTAGAACCCGAGACACCAGCCACACCAGTTGTGGCCCCACTACAGATATGAAAATATATTGCACGTCATCGTGTACTATGACATCTAGCAAGGACATATACCAGACGACACCCAACTTAATTAATCTAGCGAGTCCACAATTTAGATACAGTAATGTACGCGTCAGGCCGGTGGCAGGTTACTGTTCTTGTTTCAATCAATCATACTTAACGTTTAGTCTGCAATTGGCTGCACTTTATAAAGAGTGGTATGAACTAACTAAGCGGAGTCTTTGGACTATCTACCGACCAATGGATGAATGGGCGAGACCTCGTCACAACCAAGACGGGTTGTACTAGTTAAGGTGCAATTTGTCAGAAAGAGCACTAGAGTTGTTGAAGATAGATTATCTAGTTAGGCCTAGTTTGCAATTAGCTATACTTTTAAATGGGTAGGAGTAATTGCTAAGCAGAAACTTTGCACTATCTCTCAACTAATGGATGAAAGAGCAAGACCTCATCACAACTAAGACGGGGTGTAGTTTTTAAAGTGCAATTTCTTGGAAGAGGACTAGAGTTGTTCAAAATTGCATTTTCTAGTTAGCCTGAGTTGGCCGCACTACTAccaattaccccccccccccccactccgcGCAAAAAAAAAATACTACCAATTACCCAACACCCGCAGCATGTTCAAAGTTTTCATCGGCTAGGGAcgacagtaaacatttcagttccTTATGGGGTTCTCTTAGAAATATCCTATGGTTGTGTTAGGTTCTATTTTGCAATGATAGTTACTTTCATTATGTGAAATCACTATTCTATTATTGGTTATGTATGGCAGAATCTTTATTCATTATGCTTACACGTCACAATGTTAGAGCTGCCTTCCCTCATCCAATTGATCGTTGTGCCTTGTAAAAAGTTAGATTGCGAGATACCAGCCACAC is from Triticum aestivum cultivar Chinese Spring chromosome 1B, IWGSC CS RefSeq v2.1, whole genome shotgun sequence and encodes:
- the LOC123083061 gene encoding disease resistance protein PIK5-NP, translating into MDVSSGAMIPLIKKLGSLLVDEYNLEKRVKKGVKSLITELKMMHAVLRKIGAKPPEQFDEEVLIWAGKVRELSYHMEDAVDAFIVRVEDVGHDHGSTNMKNKVKKFLKRVTKLFTKGKALHQISDDIEEAQRLAKELGDLCQRYMIEAQANSSGDAIDPRLKAVYKDVTELVGIDHVRDELIKKLCDSNERSKEHLRTISIVGFGGLGKTTLAKAVYDKIKVEFDSVAFVSVSRNPDMTNIFKKLLYELDKGKYATINEATRDEGQLLDELRIFLQDRRYLIVIDDICDEEAWEFIKCAFSDNCLGSRVMTTTRIGSISKACCSSGDDIIYQMKPLTDDDSKRLFYKRIFLQGSKCPDELEQRILR